Proteins encoded by one window of Glycine soja cultivar W05 chromosome 15, ASM419377v2, whole genome shotgun sequence:
- the LOC114388158 gene encoding uncharacterized protein LOC114388158, with the protein MGPKGVAFLLSLNLLFFSMIGSFNPSFPAQNDDPSSQIRCPDLIECSNVGLGVSIISNQCCTAVAALPIIGGAFCFCRAVSLGILPPLATEILAQILFSACGRNNTIFDYNCQQD; encoded by the coding sequence ATGGGTCCCAAGGGTGTGGCTTTTCTCCTCTCCCTCAACCTCCTTTTCTTTTCCATGATTGGTAGCTTCAATCCTTCTTTCCCTGCCCAAAATGATGACCCTAGCAGTCAGATCAGGTGCCCTGATTTGATTGAGTGTTCCAATGTTGGTTTGGGTGTTAGCATAATAAGCAATCAGTGCTGCACCGCAGTCGCCGCTCTTCCTATAATTGGTGGCGCTTTTTGCTTTTGCCGCGCAGTGTCACTTGGGATCCTTCCTCCACTAGCCACTGAAATACTCGCGCAAATACTTTTTAGCGCCTGTGGACGCAACAACACTATTTTCGACTACAATTGCCAACAAGATTAG
- the LOC114388159 gene encoding hydrophobic seed protein, translated as MGSKVVASVALLLSINILFISMVSSSSHYDPQPQPSHVTALITRPSCPDLSICLNILGGSLGTVDDCCALIGGLGDIEAIVCLCIQLRALGILNLNRNLQLILNSCGRSYPSNATCPRT; from the coding sequence ATGGGATCCAAGGTTGTTGCATCCGTTGCCCTTCTCCTCTCCATCAACATTCTTTTCATTTCCATGGTTAGCTCCAGCAGCCACTACGATCCACAGCCCCAACCTTCTCACGTCACTGCTCTTATTACACGACCTAGTTGTCCGGATCTGAGTATTTGCCTCAATATTTTAGGCGGGTCTCTAGGAACCGTGGATGATTGTTGTGCCCTCATCGGTGGTCTTGGTGACATTGAAGCCATTGTGTGCCTTTGCATCCAACTCAGGGCCCTCGGAATATTAAACCTTAACCGTAATTTGCAGTTAATATTAAACTCCTGTGGACGAAGCTACCCGTCAAACGCCACTTGCCCCCGAACCTAA